One genomic window of Candidatus Trichorickettsia mobilis includes the following:
- the nuoD gene encoding NADH dehydrogenase (quinone) subunit D, whose amino-acid sequence MTLKHMTLNFGPQHPAAHGVLRLILELDGEVINKADPHIGLLHRGTEKLIEHKTYMQAIPYFDRLDYVSPMCQEHAFALAVEKLLACEVPRRAQFIRVMFSELTRILNHIMNITAQAFDVGATTPMLWLFEEREKIMEFYERVSGSRMHSNYFRPGGVAQDLPEGLLADIETWLQQFPDKLKDVEALLNNNRIWKQRLVDIGVVSQKQAMDWGFSGPMLRGSGIAWDLRKSNPYDVYAEMDFDVPVGKNGDCYDRYLIRVEEMYQSLRIIRQCIDQIPEGAIKTSNGKIAPPSRKDMKESMEALIHHFKLYTEGYNVPNGESYGVVEAPKGEFGVYLYADGSNKPYRCRIKAPGFAHLQGINFMTQGHMMADVVTIISSLDIVFGEVDR is encoded by the coding sequence ATTACCTTAAAACATATGACCTTAAATTTTGGTCCGCAACATCCAGCCGCCCATGGAGTGTTAAGGTTAATTTTAGAACTTGATGGCGAGGTTATTAATAAAGCTGATCCTCATATCGGGTTATTACATCGAGGTACAGAAAAATTAATAGAACATAAAACCTATATGCAAGCTATTCCGTATTTTGATCGGTTGGACTATGTATCACCTATGTGTCAGGAACATGCTTTTGCACTAGCGGTAGAAAAATTACTAGCTTGTGAAGTACCAAGGCGTGCACAATTTATCAGAGTTATGTTTTCGGAATTAACTCGTATTTTAAATCACATTATGAACATCACCGCTCAAGCTTTTGATGTTGGTGCCACTACGCCAATGTTATGGCTATTTGAAGAACGTGAAAAAATAATGGAATTTTATGAGCGTGTTTCTGGTTCTAGGATGCATTCCAATTACTTTAGACCAGGAGGAGTAGCACAAGACTTACCCGAAGGGTTATTAGCAGATATAGAAACTTGGTTGCAACAATTTCCAGACAAATTAAAAGATGTTGAAGCATTGTTAAATAATAACCGTATCTGGAAACAGCGACTTGTTGATATTGGGGTTGTTAGTCAGAAACAGGCAATGGATTGGGGCTTTTCTGGACCGATGTTGCGTGGATCAGGTATAGCTTGGGACTTGCGTAAATCTAATCCATATGATGTATATGCAGAAATGGATTTTGATGTACCTGTTGGTAAAAATGGTGATTGTTACGATCGATATTTAATCAGGGTTGAAGAAATGTATCAATCTTTACGAATTATCAGGCAGTGTATTGATCAAATACCTGAGGGAGCAATTAAAACCAGCAATGGTAAGATTGCTCCTCCTTCAAGAAAAGATATGAAAGAGTCTATGGAAGCGTTAATTCACCATTTCAAACTATATACTGAAGGCTATAATGTACCTAATGGAGAGTCATATGGAGTAGTTGAAGCACCAAAAGGAGAATTTGGCGTATATCTATATGCTGATGGCTCAAATAAACCTTATAGATGCCGAATTAAAGCTCCAGGTTTTGCACATTTACAAGGAATAAATTTTATGACACAAGGACACATGATGGCTGATGTCGTCACTATTATTTCTAGTCTTGATATAGTATTTGGCGAGGTTGATAGATGA
- a CDS encoding NADH-quinone oxidoreductase subunit C: MPQQTLLKIIDNFIATKQLQVINLDIKDFIAYKIKKEQLSTLLLFLKTSEELRFTILTDLFAADFPSRNQRFELVYNLLSLKLNTRLLLKLECAEDEPVSSIAQIFSAATWYEREIYDMFGVNFIDNPDMRRILTDYGFVGHPLRKDFPVTGHLQVRYDQSLERVIYEPVELEQEFRMFDFCSPWGGGMDYPLPGDEKAGILDENQKLRRRI; encoded by the coding sequence ATGCCACAACAAACACTATTAAAAATTATTGATAATTTTATTGCAACTAAACAACTACAGGTAATAAATCTGGATATAAAAGATTTTATTGCTTATAAAATTAAAAAAGAACAGTTGTCAACCCTGTTATTATTCTTGAAAACATCAGAAGAGCTACGTTTTACCATTCTAACCGACTTATTTGCTGCTGATTTTCCCAGTCGTAATCAAAGATTTGAGCTAGTCTATAATTTACTTAGTCTTAAATTAAATACCAGACTTTTACTAAAACTAGAATGTGCAGAAGATGAACCTGTGTCATCGATTGCCCAGATATTTAGCGCTGCCACCTGGTATGAGCGTGAAATATACGATATGTTCGGCGTGAATTTTATTGATAATCCAGATATGCGGCGTATCCTTACTGATTATGGTTTTGTTGGCCATCCATTAAGAAAAGATTTTCCCGTAACTGGGCATTTACAAGTTAGATATGATCAATCATTGGAGCGAGTGATTTATGAGCCAGTAGAGCTTGAGCAAGAATTTAGGATGTTTGATTTTTGTAGCCCATGGGGGGGAGGAATGGATTATCCGCTGCCAGGAGATGAAAAAGCAGGTATACTCGATGAAAATCAAAAATTGCGTCGCCGTATCTAA
- a CDS encoding NuoB/complex I 20 kDa subunit family protein has translation MHSDLLQDQDLLFNDELSNRGFVLSKVDELMAWAQSNSLWPMSFGLACCAVEMMQTATSRYDIDRFGMLFRPSPRQSDLMIVAGTLTNKMAPALRRVYDQMADPKWVISMGSCANGGGYYHYSYSVVRGCDRVVPVDVYVPGCPPTAEALLYGVLQLQKKIRRTTRFKG, from the coding sequence ATACATAGTGACCTCCTGCAAGATCAGGATCTGTTGTTTAACGATGAATTATCTAATAGGGGATTTGTTTTAAGTAAAGTAGATGAATTAATGGCCTGGGCACAATCTAATTCACTGTGGCCGATGAGCTTTGGTTTGGCTTGCTGTGCGGTAGAAATGATGCAAACAGCAACCAGCCGTTATGACATAGATCGTTTTGGTATGTTATTCAGGCCAAGTCCACGACAGTCTGATTTAATGATTGTCGCTGGTACCTTAACCAACAAAATGGCACCAGCATTACGTCGAGTATATGATCAGATGGCTGATCCAAAATGGGTGATCTCCATGGGTAGTTGCGCTAATGGTGGTGGTTACTACCATTATTCATATTCTGTGGTGCGTGGATGTGATCGAGTAGTGCCGGTGGACGTATATGTACCTGGTTGTCCGCCAACTGCTGAAGCTTTATTGTATGGGGTGTTACAATTACAAAAAAAAATTAGACGTACTACCAGATTTAAAGGATAG
- a CDS encoding NADH-quinone oxidoreductase subunit A has product MLQSSDFLQQYLPIAIFFGVAVFLSLVVIMLPVILAQQKPNKDKLKEYECGFDAFGDARGQFDIRFYLVAILFIIFDLEVTFLVPWAISLGTIGKFGFFSMMFFLLVLTIGFIYEWKQGALDW; this is encoded by the coding sequence ATATTGCAGTCTTCGGATTTTTTGCAACAATATTTGCCTATCGCCATATTTTTTGGTGTTGCGGTATTTTTATCCTTGGTAGTAATAATGTTGCCAGTAATACTGGCACAACAAAAACCAAATAAAGATAAATTGAAGGAATATGAATGCGGCTTTGATGCATTTGGTGATGCTCGTGGACAATTTGATATCAGATTTTATCTGGTAGCGATCTTATTTATTATTTTTGATCTTGAAGTTACTTTTCTGGTACCATGGGCTATTAGCTTAGGTACTATTGGTAAATTTGGCTTCTTCTCAATGATGTTCTTTTTATTGGTATTGACTATAGGTTTTATCTATGAATGGAAACAAGGAGCATTAGACTGGTGA